gtgctgaaaagtaaacaaaaaacaaattaaacttttcaaatatgtttaacGATTACTAAAGataaacttcatttcaaaattaCCACTTAGAACAATAACTTTAATAATTCCACAATTTCGTTTGACGATTGAAAAATGAGGAGTAAGCCATGACTCTTGAGTGACGGacgcgtttttgttttcgtcaagaaatttccaaaaattgattCCAGAAATAGGACTTCAAATTGTTTATTACTTATTACAATAAGTTGTGCGAATTTAGAACTGTTGTGCGTGAAAGTTAGGAGTTTAGTGAAATGGTGTgttaaaacattcaaaaacaaatatctaCATATTATTCAAAGCGACAGAATTACTGGGGCTATTGCTTCGCATTCCGGATCAACCCAGGTTTTTTCTACAAGCCGAACTTTGTGTTGGAGACGCGTTGCCCAGTTTTAATCAAAGATGAGTTTTCATTATTTCCATACCTATTTTTTGGTATCATTCTATATTTAATCAAAACATAAATCTCCAATCGAAACAGGCAAATATCTTTTATCGCAAACCATTAACAACATTAAGTTTTAGGGAAACACTTCTAGAATAAAACTTGTTCAAGTTTAttcacaagaaaacttttccggTTCTACAAAATTAATTGCCTATGGTTAGGAGTTTTCCGGTAGTACAAAAAGACACAGTTGATGAACAGGCATATTACTCATTGAATAATCAGAATATCGTTGAATGCATAACGGGGTGTGTGCTtattgttatgaaaaattatggaaaaattgttttgggTCTTAGTTAAAACTACATTTAATTTGAGACAGGGAGTTAAGTATGCGAGAACTTGTAATGATTTCCGATGATttctgatcttttttttttttttttttgtttcgattatagtcgttttaccagaTGATTTCTGATCGATTTTAATTAAGTAAttacctatttaaaaaaaaaacatcatctcAATTAAAGAGTTTCAATACGAAATCCTAGGAGCTTAGGGGAATAGAATTTCAACCCAGATtgcataacactagtcaaaagtgtttcctgatcatatcctttttacccaatcaacacaaaaaattgttttgctaggatgtagaggtgacctcggtcctaaagcacaaatttatttcttttatccTTTTCTCTATCTTTCCTATCTATCTaatgactactaggacgtggccggcgccgttattgatgtgtaaagagagagcatcagttttgttcattgtgaatgtgcagtcaatcccagataccattcatttgacctctggacaaaattggtggcctcggtcaatcacggagtagcaaccactGGCGATGTGATATTCGTtgtactgagccacgcctgcgatcaagGAGTTTGAAATGTCGAAATATCGATTAAAAGAAATACATTTATTGGTTGACGAAGCTCATTAAGAACTattgatttagaatatttttcatgttgcatttcaagttcaatgatttaaggtggatgtgagtagtcaatcaagctaagctaagctaatttcgtttgatgattgaaaaatgaCTGATGTAATcgatgtgttcattatttttccttaatgtcgtttcttctatttttcataagaacttcgtatgaaaattgaaagaatttcataagactcttatgaaaaattagtttggacgcaaaaaaagggttcataagacgtatcttatgaaaattttaataagaatttgcctgagtgtagtgatcttaaaattatcataaataaaGAGCATAACTTTCATCAATGACGTCTTTTcgtatattaaaatttaaacaacgaGAAAATATTTCAGCTTTTTCGGTCAATTAACGGATTCAAAACAAGGTGTTTTAgatacatttttaacatttttggaaaacaatttctcaataaaaacgtcatacaattttttaacttaccgtcaactggggcaacatgcaacacttttcaacttcaatgttttctaaaatcttaatgcttacagataatcatacctcttctACATCagaagttttaaggttgaaaaaaaaaaagaaaaaaaaaaaaaaaaaaaaaaaaaaaaaaaggttgattgGACACCAAaatgacgtagtcagaaaaattattggtttcaccagttattttttaatttacaaaaatatgcaattttcaccctactaagaaaaaggggtaagttgcaacaaactttgtaatTAAtgaagaatcaaataaaaacttttgaaaatttatagtttttgctatatttgtgatgtcataacgcaatatgcaccaattgcagtaatttttggttttgttcgaattaaattttaattttttttgtcaaaaatgtttttaagaaaaaggtgctaatctgctgcatacatttaggggtaaaaaattctagaaaatattCTATTAACTTACATCATGAATATAAGTCTTAGGAtggattaaattttaatgttaacaaacgtaaaatgcaaaacaatcatatcccagcatatggtaacgcgatttatgagatttagttctgatttacattttgttgcattttgccccagacagctaactgaattataaaaatatttgtttaaaaaagttggtgattgttcgaaaaatatttatataccaacagtgttggtaaaggatattgaaaacaatataaagtttgtaggtgattgcattaagccaatccgtcatactaggaaAAGTTTCttatggcatcgaaaaatgtaaaaatttgttcatctattgctcgattttttaaattttttatgagaatcaaaaacttttaaaaactctttcacgatgttaaaaactatgtcatcatcaatttgatatcattcaatgataacattattacagtatattgaaataaaaattgaatgagtgttgtggtatacaaatgttgcatctaaccctgcttttgcatgatgccccgtttgacggtatttattgaattcaattgatgattcaaataaatatgcaaaacgctttaatttttgctttaaaaatttctcaCATGCGATTTAGTTAATACAGcattaaaaattcgttaaaaatctattatttcacaaaattaatactttgactttgataaatttgataagattgactttgataagttttttttcgcagGAGTCGAAATGACTTACGGTCTTGGGGGGAAaacctttgttttaaatttgtttgaaatttttcaaagttttatcagACAAGtatagaattttcttaaataattgatacatattttcaaaagttgcaaaacaccaaaattaatcgaaataagctcttaaattctttgcacctgaattaaatgtgaattttgtggccttgtgtaatttatcaaaattcttcaaatgtcTAGTTGAGTATTTGGAAGAACAATAAACGCAAATTGAAGTCGATGTTGAAATTGGTTGGTCTCTTGAAGAATATTAGAATTTAATTTGTTATGATATACATATAAGTGTTTTATTATTATCGAAGTGATTAGTGATAATGTAATGGATGAACTTGTTTAGATAAATTTcctaattaaaatcaattgccgcagcccgtggcgtagacgagagccttcaagtcttctaagccagtgggtatgagatcgaatcccggtcacggcatacatggtacactttctgtgggttggtggttttaacatttgtaagatgctagccatcgtatcctcgaaagatgtacgcttagagttaagaaaaaggaatctcttcgaggaaacatcaagtttcattgagagcctgtatgtgtttgtgttagtttttaaatttcaaagtcgAGATATGGTTTAATATTAAATTGTAAATCgaaattgacatttaaaaacCTAATTAATATCGTGTACTGTCGCAGAATGCaatgtcttaggcctagagtgataaaataaggttgcgaggattttttccactcccatccgggcctagcaattccgggcattttttcaaaaaaacctggcaaaatcctggcatggatttcaatttttcaaatccaaaaactgggcaaaatttaggtgttattatatataaaagcaaagaaaaaatgcaaaaaaattaaattaatattttattattgtaattgcagacttccaaaaaaattttggaacacttaaatgtTTAATAAGTTAAtaagcgaaattatttgaaacaaccgttgaaaatgtccataccgttaatcgattttgctgaaactttctcaaaaacttttatttttttttggattctttttgaaaattgtgaaaaaatccgggcaattttcggacttttttcacgatatccgggcaaacccggataaaaccgtgcAATctggagagcttatgataaaatatgaaaaaccgCCGGAGCCGAGAAAATTTTAcgacatgtttgttaacacgTATTTATGAACACTTTTTGAGATGAAGCAATTTCCCGTTACtatggtaaattcatttcttgaacagaaaaattttacttgaaaaaaatctccatgggggagggggtggggtagggggggtttgaTATGACAACAAgctattttaaattgattgacaAACAAAACTAAATAAGTTGATTTACAGCCAAACTTATCCATCTCGTTTGAAggagaaaattaaaatgaaactcAGTTTAGGGTTTTATAACTTTATTTGCATGCATATATTCGAGATTGGAATCAGtaactacaaatttttcaatttattttaaattaaaaattaaaatccctTCATCGAACAACAATAATACAAACCAACAATGCTTAAAGACTTAAATCAGCGTATGCTCATTTTCAGCAGCCCCTGTTTCACAACACAGTTAAAAGCAGGCATTATTTGTTtctagaagcagcagcagcacgcTTTTCCACCTCGTGGTTTCATCCGCTGGTATTGGTGGTGGTTGTCGCCGCTCGAGAACAACAACTGTGtccatctattttttttttctaccgcgAGCGGCGAGCGAACTCGCAAAAGGGAAAAAATACCAACAAACAAACCTCGGTGGTCGGAGCCAACGAGTGAGCAAGCATGCGACCGGTACCCTCAGTGCTGATACGACTTGGCAGCGGTGCGTTTCCTTTCAGTAGTTCGGCTGCGGTGCTGGTGCGATCGATTCCGGGAACTTCCCAGAGTTGCTGCTGTCGTCGCGAGCTAAGTGTTTTTGCGGTCGGTGCTGAAAGATATTGGCGGAAACAGACTCGGACACAACAGAACGCTACTAGTCGGCGTAGTTTATCGCGTTATTCGGCAAACAGGATCATGACCGGGGTAGATACGTTCTGCATTGCGGATTACGATTGCGTTGGGTTCGATTTGGATAACACTTTGCTGCGCTACCAGGTCGGCAATGTGATCGAGCTCGAGTATGATATCATGTCCAGATTTTTGGTTGAGCAACGAGGATACTCGGGCAAGTACCTGTTGCAACCACCTGATTTGGACTTTCTGCAGAAGGGACTGGTCATTGATTTTCAGCGTGGCAATATACTGAAGCTTTCGGCCGATGGAACGATTCATCAAGCTACCCACGGAACGAAGAAGATGGCCGAGGCTGAGATAATTGCATATTACGGCGACGAAAAGAAGTGGGAAGTTACCAATGAGTATTGCCAGAATATGCTGGTCGCATGGAATGGGCCTTTGTCCGAGAAAATTCGGACCGTGCTCGACTATTTTGATATTTGCTCGACGATGATATTCGGCAGGATTATCGATACGTTGGATGAAGAAGCACACGAGCGAATAGGACACTATAATGTTTGGCCGGATATTCTGGACTCGTTAGTATTCATGTATTCCCGCGAGCATTTTGGTCAGAATATCGGAGGGTATTTTGAGGCATTGAAACAGAACCCCGATAAATACCTGCAGAAAACATCCCCGAAACTAATTTCGTGGTTACGAGAGTTGAAGAAATCGAAAACGACATTCTTAGTGACAGGATCGCACATCGATTTCGCTAATTTTTCTGCCTCCTACGCGTTAGGCCCAGATTGGCCAGAGCTGTTCGATGTGATTGTTGGCTTCGCTAAGAAACCAGGTTTCTTCACGGGTGCCAAGCCCTTCGTAATGCTAGATGGTTCCACCGAAATGGAACCAGTGACTCCGGCCCAGCTGGAACGACATCACGTGTATTCTCAGGGCAACTGGCGCGATTTGACCATACTTTTGCAGCGGTTATCGCACAAGGAAAACCCTCGTTATCTCTATGTGGGCGATAATCTCATACAGGACGTTTACACGCCCTCGAAATACACCAAAGCGGACACCATCGCCATTGTGGAAGAAATGGCAGCCGAAGGCATGAAGGATCATCCCCACTCACATCCGGATGCTCGCTATCTGCAGTCGCAATTCTGGGGGTCCTACTTCCTTGCCGGTCCAAACCGTCAATACGAGGAATCATCACTTTGGGCACACGTCATCAAACGATACGCACGAATCTGCGTACCCAGCATGGACGAAGTTGCCCAATATCCGGTAGATCACAGCTTCAACAGCTTCACGGAAGGTGTCGCCTGTGCCGATGGGTACTATCCAGCCGAACCGATGAAACTAGTCATCTAAAATGAATAGGTAAGaatacaattttctttttttttttttgaatgtttaatCGAGTTGAAGGAAAATCCTTATCTACAAACAATTTCTGGTTAGCTTCCGTGACATTTATTTGACCTTTAATTTGCTGAAACCAGTGACTCAGATTCTTATGTGGGAAGCCAAgcgattgttgattttttttcgctgtcgcgaccaaaatattttgttttacacACCGTACGATATCATCGAACACAAGAAAACGAAAAGAAACCCTTGTTAATTCAGCATACTTTCGATTGCCGAATCCCGAGGTTTCCGCTTTTAAATGTTTACACACATTCGAAAACGAAAGTATActtttctgtgtcattttttaattacaatttATATTGAAAGAAATCCTCATTGAAGAAATCCTCAAAAATGTGAACATTTAAACTACGTTTCCATTCAAATCTAAATGGTACTGCTGTTTACGCTTTACGGAACGACGATTTAATTGATTAGCTTCCGGTCCTTAACAGGTACCTGACGATAAAACAATGTTAAAGCTTTAAATTATAAACCTTGACATCGCTCTTTCAACGGAGAACCATCATCTCATGTAGATTGTACGATAACACTGAGTGGAGAAACGTTATCACGAAAGCATCTTTCCTCCTTATTTTAAACCACATCATCGTGTCGTGTCGCTTTGTTCGGCcaacaaaaagtctaaacaacAAAACCAGAGCGCACAGAGCGCTACTTTCCTGAAGCGGTAGCCGTTTCGTCTTTTTTTAATTGCCGTCATCAACTAGACGCGATTGTTGTTAACGACTAGGCACTCACGCGGTCGAAATTCCGCTTGGACTGGGCATCATCAGCATTCGTTTCTACGCTGGTTTGTTGTTATAGTTTTAGGAGGCGAGCTTAACTGATTGAGAATCAGTTGAACAGCCAGCTGTTCAGAAATTAGCTGTCctaatctattcaaataataacaagaaaaaaatcagaaatattttaaagtttctgAAACTTTATCGTTGATTTTTTATgtggcatttaaaaaataaaactgaactcaattttcttatctttagtaatttttcaatttccgcTAAATTTAAATTCGAGGCATACCCTGAATTCGAGCTTATTCATGTATTTTGCTCGAAGAACTATTTATCATCCAAGCTGTCCCAACTTACCCAAAATTCgtttgggttttttttgtgCAAATGTCACGTTGGCAGGATGGCGGGAAAACGGGAATCGGAAATGGGAccgaaaaaccgggaaaaacgggaatttcaaatcaaaaccgccAAAATTCTTTATGGATCATTTTTTCTGTGAATAATCCTAATAAGTTCTAAATTTCAttaatattatcattttttttaaagcgataTAAAATCGGGATCTAAATGCCATGTTGAAATGTGGGgcatttcttgaaaaatctaaatttttatagATCTGCGTATACCTTGCAGTGCTCTGAAGGGTTCGAGTTCCAaatatattgagattttttttgggaatttactttttttgacatttaaatgtcaaaataatGCATAAATgcatttataaatttacaaatttttgacaagCGTCAAAAGCGCGAAGAATTTATCTCtcgtatgttaaaaaaaaaaattttttttcacagtcaaattcaattttcaatcgtCGAGAGTCGGGAATTGAAAAGATGATGCGGGGAAAAtgcgataaaacaaaaaaaaccaccaTGTTACATGGTTCATttataaaattcacaaaaagtaGAGCGAGATACCAAAAGTTTGTGTGATTCTAATATACATTTTTTGCTTTTACTGGTAATCGCATTTTATATTGATTAAATAacgttaaaaaatacaaattgtttaAATGTACGAACTACGAATCACATTAAG
This sequence is a window from Uranotaenia lowii strain MFRU-FL chromosome 3, ASM2978415v1, whole genome shotgun sequence. Protein-coding genes within it:
- the LOC129754895 gene encoding 5'-nucleotidase domain-containing protein 1-like produces the protein MRPVPSVLIRLGSGAFPFSSSAAVLVRSIPGTSQSCCCRRELSVFAVGAERYWRKQTRTQQNATSRRSLSRYSANRIMTGVDTFCIADYDCVGFDLDNTLLRYQVGNVIELEYDIMSRFLVEQRGYSGKYLLQPPDLDFLQKGLVIDFQRGNILKLSADGTIHQATHGTKKMAEAEIIAYYGDEKKWEVTNEYCQNMLVAWNGPLSEKIRTVLDYFDICSTMIFGRIIDTLDEEAHERIGHYNVWPDILDSLVFMYSREHFGQNIGGYFEALKQNPDKYLQKTSPKLISWLRELKKSKTTFLVTGSHIDFANFSASYALGPDWPELFDVIVGFAKKPGFFTGAKPFVMLDGSTEMEPVTPAQLERHHVYSQGNWRDLTILLQRLSHKENPRYLYVGDNLIQDVYTPSKYTKADTIAIVEEMAAEGMKDHPHSHPDARYLQSQFWGSYFLAGPNRQYEESSLWAHVIKRYARICVPSMDEVAQYPVDHSFNSFTEGVACADGYYPAEPMKLVI